From Cellulophaga lytica DSM 7489, a single genomic window includes:
- a CDS encoding arsenate reductase family protein, whose product MGEIATSYRQITLYYSSDSVRAKQTIAYAKTEGFIVQEVDILKEKLTGTQIIELADRLQISVADLVNQQHPEYKKNFEPHNFSTNDWIKMIQHNPTIMKQPIAVRGDITILIETPTDILKI is encoded by the coding sequence ATGGGAGAAATAGCTACGTCTTATAGGCAAATTACGTTGTATTATAGTTCAGATTCTGTTAGGGCAAAGCAAACCATAGCGTATGCAAAAACAGAAGGTTTTATAGTGCAAGAAGTAGACATTTTAAAAGAAAAACTTACAGGCACACAAATTATAGAGCTTGCAGATAGGTTGCAGATCTCGGTTGCAGACTTGGTAAACCAGCAGCACCCTGAATACAAGAAAAATTTTGAGCCTCATAACTTTTCTACCAACGATTGGATTAAAATGATACAACACAACCCTACTATAATGAAGCAACCCATTGCAGTAAGAGGTGATATTACCATTTTAATAGAAACACCAACAGACATCCTTAAAATTTAG
- a CDS encoding universal stress protein — protein MKKIVIPTDFSETAMNAIMYAIHLFKHDISEITIIHAFADEVYKNTTTLDREGFEEYKNAYQQKIETALQKEVAEILEASPNPKHKYTYVSCFGSLVDEVNQILEQQNADLVVMGTKGKTNSRNITFGSNTLQVIKYVECPVLAVPAGYHREYPKNILFPTDYMLAYKRRELKLLSTLAKNYSATVNFLYVSDFKPSSYRQLDNKMFLDATFKDNSFSHLNSSGTDITASINNTIAAHKIDMLVMVNRRHSYLENILYSSTIEEIGLQIKIPFLVLQNLSR, from the coding sequence ATGAAAAAAATAGTTATTCCCACAGATTTTTCAGAAACTGCTATGAATGCCATAATGTATGCCATACATTTATTTAAACATGATATTAGCGAAATAACAATAATACACGCCTTTGCAGATGAAGTGTATAAAAACACAACTACATTAGATAGGGAAGGTTTTGAGGAATATAAAAATGCTTATCAACAAAAAATAGAAACAGCATTACAAAAAGAAGTTGCAGAAATACTAGAAGCATCTCCTAATCCAAAACACAAATACACCTATGTATCTTGCTTTGGCAGCTTGGTAGACGAGGTAAATCAAATTTTAGAACAACAAAATGCAGATTTGGTTGTTATGGGCACTAAAGGCAAAACAAATAGCCGTAACATAACCTTTGGTAGCAACACATTACAAGTTATAAAATATGTAGAGTGTCCGGTTTTGGCAGTACCAGCAGGTTACCACAGAGAGTACCCTAAAAACATACTTTTTCCTACGGACTATATGCTGGCCTATAAACGCAGAGAGTTAAAGTTGCTAAGTACGTTGGCAAAAAACTATAGTGCAACGGTAAACTTCTTGTATGTGTCAGACTTTAAACCATCATCATACAGGCAACTAGACAATAAAATGTTTTTAGATGCCACATTTAAAGACAATAGCTTTAGTCACTTAAATAGCTCTGGTACAGACATAACAGCAAGTATAAATAATACCATAGCAGCACACAAAATAGATATGTTAGTAATGGTAAATCGCAGGCACTCCTACCTAGAAAACATACTTTACAGCTCTACTATAGAAGAAATAGGGTTGCAAATTAAAATACCATTTTTAGTACTACAAAACCTTAGTCGTTAG